The Leptidea sinapis chromosome 17, ilLepSina1.1, whole genome shotgun sequence genome contains the following window.
gagactttgttatgttattatttactctgatttccgcgagtgttacaaatttaaataaaacacgtttaaaagataaaaactagtgtaaatgtaactgtgtttttatattttgtgtttttttaaatatcttaggttgaaaagatcggcctgtctgcgttaatactctttgaattgtgctttgaaacacgatatttactgctctgtgtgtgtgtgtaaatgtctattctaaaggcATATACACATacttcaatgtagaattatttgaagtttccttcaagttacattgaaaataattccaaatttgtaattgtagattatgggtaccacaacggcacctttttctgccgtgaagcaaaaatgtgtaagcattattatggtttggtctgaatggcactgtagctgttcttattactgggcaaatgagtcttgacattttaattcaaaaatgttttatccaataaagataattctaatagactcctattaagaaattgttcttcacggattttttttgtcaaatatggatatctttgaccatcctcatattaataatatgtactccattcccggaccgggttttgtacccggcctgggtatggaatggggcagttattgagtttttcgtaggaaatttctcactagcagcccatagttcagaaatgtagatgctcgccccctattacgcgggaattaaacatagtgaaacgtgggtggaaaaaatacacctctaacccttcaggaatacagacgtGAAACTGTGTTAATGTTAtgcaatttcttattttgtttatttgtttcaataacaggaagtaaaaaaaggaatgaataataacatagacacaagccacatttcatgtagtgtgcatactccttaatcatagattattgtttatatttaagtctataggtaggtgacctcattctgtttataaacaaaggccccgcctaaaactggcagtctctttaaatttagggttgtctaagaaaagaaattgaaaaataatatttttatttcgtagggaagtctttcttttatttttatttatttattaaaacttaaacatcaccatactattgcatatgacccaaataacgtaccattgaagggatgttataccctttctggttcacgttgtatagatatatatattatatgagttattGGAAATTTGTGTGTGTATAGTTCGGTATCTTCAACAGCCAGTCTTTACaccatttttttctttattaagtATATACAAACAACTATGGCAGTTGTATAAAACTCATCATCCGAATCAAAACTCATTTTTCAAAAGGGAAATTATTGATACGAAAGCACCGACCGCTAGTGTTGATGTATATACGAATTGGCATGGCGCGATGGCGCGCCCGTGAGTGTGGTAATTTTTTATACAAcgctccaaataataataatattgacacactttttacacaaattatcttgccccaagttaagcacatatagcctgtgttatgggctacaagacaatgatatatttaatacatacttaatcatacatatattcatataaatatacataaatacatttaaacatccatgactcggaaacaaacatctatattcatcatataaatgcttgcacctaccgggattcgaacccgggagctCTAGCTACTACCTACtggtagggtcgctaaccactcggctatacaggttgtcgtGGCGTGCCCGTGAATGGGGGGCTAAGTCTGCATACAGACTTTCTATCTCCAAATGTTCGATGTCTAACATCATGCAGTCCATGCTGCGGGAAATCTTATAATAAGAATTCTCCTTGAAAGATGTAAAGTATAcacaattttactttttaagagAAAACTCAATAGAATAAACAAAGTTCTTCTTGCACTGGTCAAAAATTTCAAACATCTCAAGTTCTTTACCGCATAGCAGAAAAGCTATATAGTTATTGAGTCTCACTTAAATTTCACTGATTATGGCGGCAACATAGGGCGGGTCGTTGCCTTCCCTTTTTTtctggaataggaggacaaacgagcgtacgggtcacctggtgttaagtgatcaccgccgcccacattatcactatcaatcacaagagcgttgccggcctttaaggaaggtgtacgcgctttttttgaaggtacccatgtcgtatcgtcccggaaacaccgcacaaggaagctaattccacagctttgtagtacctgcaagaaagctccttgaaaactgcactttggaggaccgccacacatccagatggtggggatgatatcctaacttgtggcgtgtcgtgcgaaggtgaaattcggcggcaggaatcaggtaaaacagtcttcggaacactccccgtgataaatgcggtagtagacacacaatgaagcgacgtctctacgcaacgccaaatgatccagccgttcacagagcactgggtccccgacaattcgagcacgCTGCACGCTGTCAAAAGGATGGAGCTTATactgggtgcgccagaccagagttggctgcaatactccatgtgaggccggacctgcgctagaatgtgggccggcttgaagtattgccgtgctctattgatgaagcccagcttcttcgaagtgAAATTGGCTTTTCACTCCAAATGGCCACGGAATAGGCaaccgctcgagatttcgagacccagtattccgatactaggcgaggctttaagggaagtgttgccgaagagcggtgatacgaaaaatgttttttcttttagtggtaaacgcgcaaacttgagtcttctgggggttacaagtttctcccggcactggtcgacgttttcccgagagacctgcatggcccgtgtatacggcatcaccagtgctgtcgtctgcatagcaatgttaTGTTGGAGGTGACCAACatgtcattgatatgcagaagaaacagcgtgggagatagcacacagccttggggcactccagcgttcacgggcttgggattcgagcaaaaatcgtcgacaacgacttgtatgctgcgcccagtgaggaagctggaggtccactgcataagctctcgggaagcccaaatgatggaagttttgagaagaGCGCcctgtgccatacacgatcaaaggccttcgctatatccaggctaactgccaggccttcccccttgctttcaatagccgccgcccatctatgtgttccAGGTACGAGGGCGGAACTGAAagtttcgggaatcaaggaagtgacacaacattactatttaaaaatgtatttattgcttttcgaagtattctccgcgaaatttgacacatttttccatacgatggaaccaatagttgaagcaaccattccattcggaagttggggcttcttcaggtgatgaaaatctctgaccacgcaatttattctttattttagggaaagtatagaaatcattagggcttaggtcggggctgtacggcggatggtctaataattctatgttttcttactctaaaaactcttttgttctgtgcgcggtgtgagaactcgcattgtcgcgATGGAGGAtaatgcggcggttgcagttctctttacggagttcagaaacgacctgtggcaaacaaatgctagcataccagtctgcattaaccgttctttgtccctcaagatgaatagtcgcaacatggccgggtttgagacaaacgtggccaccattttttttgcaatactccatgaacgaacaatttttgttggctttaactcgtggcagtttcgggttcgtacgcgtatatccaggattcgtcacctgatacgatgttggaatcctgcgtggaatctttcgagagttctggcgcaccaagtaacgcgagccgctttttgctcttcacagagcaaatgcggtatccatcgggaaaacaacttttttaaacCTAactgttcatgcaagattatttgtatttgactcatgccaatgtctaaagttgcctgaatttcgcggtatgtcacatgtcgatcttcctcaatcagcttacgcacagcatcaacgttttctttggttactgcagtttttggacaaccttgacggggatcatcactgagcttgacacgtccacgttgaaattcagcaaaccagcgataaattgtgattttggatggggcttcatcaccaaatgcagaaatcatccgatcaacacactgtttttgtgttaaaccacttcgaaagtcataataaatcatcgctgtAGAATTTTCttgagtcaattccattttctcaacgaataaacaagtttgaagagaccttgtgacaagaccgaacAAATACCGACCGAAaacctggaaacaccgcacaaggaagcccattccacagcttggtcgtaTATGGAAGAAAGTCTTTGAAAACCACACCGGAGAAACGGTTACTATGTTAAAGACTACCAGAATAGCTAGTTGGTTCTCTTCTATAAAGAAGACAAAAATATCAAAGTTAGCATTCAGTGCTCAATAAGTGTTTGCccaattgaaataataatgaataagtTGGATATTAAAACCACGTTAATAATGTTTAATAGTTTAATGTAGCTATATAATTACACAAAGAAAATTGATCCGTTATTTTACATATTCAATATGCAGATAGCTTCTATTAAGAATATCACATTTTATAAATGACATTTAACATTACATCAGCTACACTTAAGATCTGCTATAGGTGCAATTAGCCAAGacaatatagaaaataatttaatgatgtGTTCTTGATCATTCTTTCTCACTCACACCTTATTGCTATCTACAGTATGACTGATGAGACACAATATTtatctgtatattatatatactgaaaatggtatttgtttgaggctctttcaaacctaaaccactgatcgtatcgacatgaaaccaccaccattcgatgcgaaactttcgaattccaacgttccttcattaatttatttccttttaaaattcacccagcgaagcgggcacAGCTAGTATCTTATATAAGAACAACACTAAGGAGAGTTATACTTGATTCTCTttcttattatgtaataaacaaTGGTAAGGCCAACAAGACGgaataaagaatgtaaacaaagtttcaggggttcaaaacatatttaaatgaataaattatatacaaattatggATTCCCTATTCTAATCGCTGTTATTAGATAAAGATGATTTGCCGAAAGAGACTGAATCAGCCGTATTTATGGCAATATAACTCAGTAACAGTCCGTTTGTTTACACATCTTGTCTCGATGGCcttaatatagttattaaatttccctataaaagtaaattaaacatCCCCATATTTTTTCGTTAGGCGCAAGCCTTCCAGTTCTCTACTTTCGCTCGCGCCGCGAAATGTGAACATGCGTTTCGTAATTTACTTAACTTTTGTTTAAGTTTACTAAGtgttcaatttatatttaatttaatgtaattttttctttacatatgACCGCCAAATATCATGTTCTCAATTATGATTATTATCTCACCAAACATGCTGTATGTTCACACACGCAATCTGTACTAAATTAATAACATTCGATTGAGGTGCGGAATCGCAGGCGAAAGCTAGTGTTACTTTTTTGCTAACTGTACTGCTGTAATTGCAAATACTAATCgcaatttaaagttattttcgCTATTGAATAGGCTTATATAGTGGTGTTTAATGTTGAGaccattgtatattttttatatcgatTCCTTCTTGTACCATTTCCCACAGTGGACTCATCTCCCTCAACCGTATGAcatgttttattgttttatcagaTGTGTAATCCACTTCTTCAATTGTTGTAAATCTTCCAAGGCCAAatctgtaacaaaaaaaaatatcacagaacgACATCATTTGTATGAGACCTTATTAAAACAATGCAATTTCTTTTATGTTCGAAGAATCTTCAGTTTGGCATATTGTTGATTTGCTTATGGTATGTTTATTTTGCGGGGTAGCAAGAGTTTGTGCATTTACTGTTCATTCTTTTGCTTGTATAAGTTCAACGGACAAACACAGAACCTTGACTTTTTTAGTTTTCGGCCAATGCAGTAAAGCAATTTCATTACTAACcgaaattttaattctaaagtttttattcaaaataagattccctattgaacttcaaaataatcacttattggaaAAATATTACCCTCATCCTTTCTAGCAGCAACAAATATCTGGAAATATTGCTATTAAAGTTCTGTCCATAATAGccacttaaattttttatgagaaaatgaTCGAAACTGTCAATCCCGTCAGTTTCAGGTATAAGTTGCCACTTCTCATTAGCCAGGAACTTCAAACGACGGCATCGTTCAAGCCTTGCACATAATCTCTCACTCACGGCAGATAAACACGCTGCTGTGGTTCCAACCTAACGTTCATCATGTACACAGTAATCTTCCACTGTCCTTAATCACCTTgataaaatatgaatgtaaaATGCTCAAAGATTGTGaggattatataaaataaagctaaaTAACCTTATTGAGCTGTGAGCCAAGTCTTCATCCGCACCAATAGCTCGTAATACATAGGATGGTTCCAACGAGGCAGATGTGCAGGCAGATCCACTCGACAAAGCAACATCTTTGAGTGCCATTAGTAGAGATTcaccttaaaataaaatattaggtGTTAAGGTTTGTTTGGCTAGCTAACATTAGCTAATAAAAATGGAAACCTACTTTGGTCATTACTAAAGTTTTTTAAgtcgaataaaattatttttttcatatacgAGGTGGATGTGGTGCAACCGCCTATGGAAATCCGCAACATAAAGGCCGAGGCGTTTTTTCTATCATTTCGATGCTTCCTACGGAATAGCTGAGATTAACTCAAGCCTCCCTAAATATATAGAAACACCTTCCATCCCTTTCGCTCCTATTGAAAAGATGTTTCTATCTCTTTCAGGGAGAAATTGTATATATACGGAGAAAGTCTCTTAGGAGGACATGCAAACAATATGCTCCTGACCACCAGTCCGAAAGGTGCTCCACAAATCGGCGTTTATTTTCAAGAACCTTCCGTCCGCAGTCTCTACGGGACACTACCGCTCCGTTCAATAATCCCCGGGTTAGGCGGGAATAGGTATTTACAGTAGATAAACTTTGACTTTTACACTACATCAAttggacaaatatttgaatagttatgatgatgacgataaacaaccgagtgcgcgatattatgGTGCGGTATAACTACTAAATAGAGTTAAGTAACTcaaaggagattgaaacgcttccatacattcctgggcccaggTGATAATAAGATAAATGTAGCAGcatttaaaagataatatttaagtaatccatcattgaaaattttgcaagatttgtcaatctaggagcagagtaatcgaagatataaaaatgaggttGTCTTAAACTACCTTTAGGTTGACAGCTCATCTATAGTAGGTTTATTCAATGCCTAGCTGCTAAGgatttatcacatacttatattagatgTATACCaaccttggtttttttttagataaaaaatacctacctatctactaCTGTAACGACACTTTTTTGCACTATAATATAAGACAATTGgtaattagatataataaagtatacctaaattaaaagatagttttatttgcacagataagaataatatatagtcattagctcatacatgaactgtaaaacagactgctagagacaactttccttggaattcaattgggtaGGTAGTTAAAAAGTCGGTAACACGacgaatacaacaagaaacgaagtgacaatgacgaagaaacgaaatgatcggtcagactgtcattgtcaaagtggagttagcgttgaggaacaaggatttcaCTAGTATCGTGTGATTATTATGTGAATCGATTTATTGATCAATTTTTTTGATAGTATAATAATTGCTCAGTTCTGTTTTTCctgagtaaataatatattttattcatattaatatgGTCATTCGAACTTAAACTATGCAGCTAActaatataattgaaataaaactactggatcttaatattattttaatcaattaaatattcattcgattacattttaatctattttctttattttaatgttttttcggtttgtagattgcaaaatgagctagttttttttttattttacatcagaaaaatataccctttttttttaaagtatatttcaacttgttaaccatCAGCCCAAAAGTCCTATTCTCCTTTTGCAATTTTAACAAGAGGTTAGGTCAACAAATAGGTTCCATATTGTCATACTAGATGcagacatatatacatatatttgctGCCTGAAAGCGTCCACGTGGACGTGATTGgtattaataatagttttataatagAAGTGTAGTTGTTATTTGCATAATAATTGTACATACCTTCAACGTAagcaaaagataaattaatgcAGCCATGATAACTTTGTTCTGGATCACCATTTCGTATAACATGCgtcaattttgaatatattctgTCTAGGAATCTTTTCGATAACTTTTCCATCCATGCAAGATCGTATTCCATCTCTCGGTTTGATAATTCACAAGCTGCACCTGTcgaattgtaattgaaataaggttagattttttttattgataataagggacgagacgagcaggacgttcagctgatggtaattgatacgccctgctcattaaaatgcagtgccgctcaggattgttgaaaaccccaaaaactctgagcactactgcaattgcgctcgtcaagtTGGAGACATaaagtgttaagtctcatttgcccactaatttctatctatggtgcccttcagaccgaaacacagtaatgcttataaatTACTGCCTCGCGGCAGAATTAGGCACGGTTGTGGTACCTACCtagataatctagccggcatcctgtgcgatggtgcctcccactggtaaaaataaactattcaaTGGAAGACTTCTTGTAATGAGCTTTAAGCAATACCAGGTTGTGGCTAACTTTTCtcattttttcaattattaaccTAAGCAATTAGTtcgaaaaaatattactgaattcAAGAAAAATATACAGAGTTAGTGCTTGTTGATAGGCGGACGCGGTTATGAAATGTCAAGCGcagagcatattttttttttatggaataagaggacaaacgagcgtacgggtcacctggtgttatgtgatcaccgccgcccacattctcttgcaacaacaggaatcacaagagcgttgccggcctttaaggaaggtgtacgcgctttttttgaaggtacccatgtcgtatcgtcccggaaacaccgcacaagaattccacagcttagtagaacgaggaagaaagctccttgaaaaccgcgctgtggaggaccgccacacatccagatggtggggatgatatcctaatttgtgacgtgtcgtgcgaaagtggaattcggcggcaggaatcaggttaaacagctcttcggaacactccccgtgataaatgcggtagaagacacaaaataaTATGCGAGTGTTGGTGCGGTGAAAGTAGCCGCCAAACTTCCGACTGGCTCTTACGGCACGCTCGCGGTTATaacacactagctgacccggcaaacgttgttttgccatataaagtataattcacgcgatagttttataagtaataaaatattgcctatattatagcatgtacatcattttgttctattgtcaatagtttttgcagcgcacgcaaaaataggttttcgattttacaccttgtgttacaaaatagcaattttattacggatgcCTAATtttatagccttcctcgataaatggactacccaacactgaaagaatcattcaaatcggaccagtagtaccagagattagcgcgttcaaacaaacactgcagctttataatattagtatagataggtATACAAACAACATCATTGTTTGTCAATTttcgattaaaaataaaattaagaacttATTAATGATTAATACCGGGTCGTACCTATATTATGGTTTACATTGTAAATATTAGAGAAGTGATTTTATTAACCTCTATTTAGGTTAATTTGTTAACTGAAACAACATGACCATACCTACCAAATGGTACCACCATACgctagtttaataatatttttaatagtttaacTTCGGTCAAGAGGTGagtaaattaatatcaaataaccTAAAGAAAATTAGTACCAAATAACCGAATACCGTACAATAGTGATTAAAGGTAAAACAAAACCAATTAATGTACTTAAACATTATCCGATTTCCAAGCCCTGGTTAAAACTACACCTGATATAAAATAGCAGTTAGGTGAAGTCGATTTATACTTATAGTTATAATGAATCTGCTGATTATTATACCTAATCCAACAACTAAAGGAGTAGGAACTGTCCCACTCCGTATGCCTCTCTCCTGCCCTCCTCCACTTTGTATTGGTTCAACACGAACCCTTGGTCTACGTCTGATATACAGTGCTCCGACACCTTTGGGCCCATACACCTTATGTCCAGATATCGACATCAGatcaatattcattttatttacatcCAAAGGTATTTTTCCAACTGCCTGGGCTGCATCAGTATGGAAGAACACTTTATGTTTCTTGCATATAGCTCCAATATCAGCTATTGGTTGCTTGACACCtgtaaaaatcatttaaaactgtaaaacttaaatatgtatatttcattaattattataagaacttaatagttgttatgatttttattcaataaaaaggtaaaataaatctttttggGATCCTTGCAATACATggaaaacacttctcttttcccatccagggaccccaccaaactacaagtaccttgctgtagatctacattatttcagagaaactgttttgtGCGTagtgtgcataaaaatctataatcacatctcaaaaataataagagaggtatcgtcaaataggaatttctcatctaaattgaaaatataccttagtaaaaactgcttatattcattagatgaatattttcaactaaaaacttgactatatattatataatactgcttATAATCTTtcgttaaattgatattatagttactaatgatttagaaatgtattttataaaatttgcacgtcataaatgtggcaaacatgtactttataatatttatgtaacatcaatctaacatgtttatgcaatatattaagtcaaagtttttaactttgactttgactacaCTTATTGTACATAAAAATCAAATGCTAGTGTTACTAAAGCTAAAAAACGGCTGGgtcaatttgatttttttttatgttttgttcaCTCTTATACAGGGTTTAAAAGAAGGGAAGGGGTAGAATAGGGTAAGCCCTTTAAACAAATTGAAAAGTCCAAACTAGTATGTAATTGTTATGGAAATGGGAATAGATTTGAGTGATTGAATTTTAACACCATGTTCTGTTGCCATGGTCGCCGTTGCTAGTAAAATTATTGCGGGACATAGTGATGTCACTCAGAATTAAGAGATCCACCAAGAAGCTTGAGCGGTAATACATTGTGCAATGCGCAGGTCGTAAAATTTACCATCAGGTCATGGTATGCTTGTTTGCTTGCGCTTCTTCctaaaaaaataacttctttGATGACATTTGAGGAAAATATATGGGTCACCTacagataaataaaaatcaccTCTTTCAAAgctcatttataaaatcataagaGCTCTGCTaacttatgaatttgtcaatgcCAAATTTATAATGAAGGTATTATATAGAATGTATATTAAACAGTATAAAATACATACTCATGTTTGGGTCACctatagataattaaaaatcacTGCTTCCAAAATACAAGAATCATAAGAGCACTGCCGAACTTTTCTTATATTGACAATATGGCACTGACATTTATATGTAATATACAatagtattaatttttaatattagtacaacatacatattcatgtacagaaaaatattctaaaacaaCATACCTATTTCATTATTAACAGTCATTATTGACACCAAACTTGTTTCGGTCGTAATTGCTTTTTCTAAATCTTCCAAACTTATAATTCCATTCTGCCCCACTGGAAGATAAGTCACTTTAAATCCTTCCCCTTCTAATACACGACATGAGTCCAAAACACATTTATGTTCCTGAAATgatgataatcataatataattatttatatattttaaataaatatgatgtCAATAATACAAAGTCCTATCAGCACATGGGTAACAAATGGTACTcagaaaaaaacttataaagctaataattatatcaatacTAATTGACTATAATCATCTCTCATTGgagtatctaatatattaaaatcataaattcaAGTTAAATAATTGAgtggttattaataaaaattataagagtTTTTATTCT
Protein-coding sequences here:
- the LOC126968943 gene encoding cysteine desulfurase, mitochondrial, producing MFRVFIRSFVTPNISKSALGTQQENTIRTIFQGAKLFSDSDKFSLKHEEVGRPIYFDAQATTPMDPRVLDAMLPYLVSYHGNPHSRTHPYGWESEAAVEMAREQVANLIGADAKEIIFTSGATESNNISVKGVARFYSPRKKHIITTQIEHKCVLDSCRVLEGEGFKVTYLPVGQNGIISLEDLEKAITTETSLVSIMTVNNEIGVKQPIADIGAICKKHKVFFHTDAAQAVGKIPLDVNKMNIDLMSISGHKVYGPKGVGALYIRRRPRVRVEPIQSGGGQERGIRSGTVPTPLVVGLGAACELSNREMEYDLAWMEKLSKRFLDRIYSKLTHVIRNGDPEQSYHGCINLSFAYVEGESLLMALKDVALSSGSACTSASLEPSYVLRAIGADEDLAHSSIRFGLGRFTTIEEVDYTSDKTIKHVIRLREMSPLWEMVQEGIDIKNIQWSQH